Below is a window of Rhodoglobus vestalii DNA.
GCCACCGCGCCGAATCGGTGTGCACATCTCGCACCACGATCAGTGCCGACGGAGTTCGTTCGGCAAGGTCAACACTTTCTCGACCGTGATAGGCGTCAATCGATAGTTGTGTCGCCGACACCTGCTGTGCGAAACGTGCGGCCTCCGCCCGCCGGTTCTTGCGGGCAGTGACGCGCGAATCAATGTAGCTTCCGGTGGCCGCTAGCGGACCCAACGCAGCAAAAATCAATGCAAACATTGATCCTGTTATCAACCAAATCGCCACCGACGCCACGATAGGCACCGTCGCCGCCACGACCGGAAACCGAAACGGTGGCGCCGGTTGCGGCGCACTGGGCAGAGTGATGCGCGAGTCGGTGATGCGCGCAATGGAGGCAGGAGCATCGGCGGCAGGAGCATCGGTGGCATGGGGGCCGGTGGAATGGGAGTCAGTCACAGGCCTACTCCACCAGCCACCGGCATCCCGCAATCTCGGTACCCGCAAGTCGTGGAGAGTCGGCACGAGCCCACCGTTGTGAGGGAGCCTAGTCCCTGTAGCTAGCTAACGATAAAGAACTGCTCACCAATCTCAATACGCGTACCCCGCACCACCCGGTAACGCGTTGCTGGGTCGCAGCGCACCGGCTGCCCGGCCGGCTCCCGCACAACAGTGCCGTTTCCCGAGTAGCGATCACCTATCCAAAACACGCCTGCCAGCTGACCAAACTCAAGATGAGTTTTGGACACAGACTTGCTGGGATCTGTGATCGCAACAATGACGTCGAAGTTTTCGGACGGCTCCGGCACCGGATTGCGGCCGACGAGACCTGTGCCCGTTACGATCACGCTCTCGCCGGTGCTGAACTGCAAAACGAAACGGGTTCCTCCACTGGAGCGTTCCACGATCCGAGTTTCCTCACTGTCTTCAGCATCGGACCGTAGCGGAGAAGGCGTGATGGGCAGAGAAGGCGTGATGGGCAGGGAGGGCGTGATGGGCGGCGGAATCGGCGGGCGCTCACCTGGCCCCACGCCGTGCTTCACGAAACCACAGTCACCGCAGAAAATGTCGGAATCCGACAGAAACCCGCCACACTGCCCACACACCGCATCGGCTGTGGTCGATGCTCCCGGAGGCGTTTGCCCAACCGATGGTGCGCTTCCTCGATCGTCACTTGACGGTTCGCGCATGTCAGCCCGACCAAGCGTGCTCAGGTCAGGCGCACCCAGCCGATGCGGCCGGGCTGACGGTTCGACGAGGGCGTCAGGCTCGCGCGTTGGCCGCCCACAATCGTCACAATAGGTTGCATCAGCGGGCAGTTGTGTCGCACAGAAAGTACAAATCACCAGTAGTCCTCTTATTGCCTAAACAGACGAGTGACACTATCACCGCCAAGCGAGCGCAACGATATTTTGCTTCTCAACCGCGCCCGCCGCGAGAGCCCGGCATGGAGTTGATTCTCCAGATGGGCGACTTTCGTCCAAAACTCATCCACCTCATCCGAGCGCGGATCGGCTCCGGAGAAAATTGCACGGTCAGCATGCACGGCAAGTTCATACGCTTCGGGTACCTGCAGAACGCCCGCGATCTCGGTTCTGGTTGCTGACGGAGGCGGCGAATAGCCGTGGTCAACAAGTGCATCCGCGAACTCTTGCCAGCCCCCACTGATCTGCCCCAGGGTTGTGTTGGCGCGCCGACGCAACAGCCGACGCCGCACTTTGGCCGCAATGATCACGGCGAACGGAGCGGCGAGCACCAGGAGCACGAGAAGAACCCCACCGAGAATTCGCAGAGCGGCTAGCACCGCTTGCAGTACCGGATCGAGACCGGACTGAAGGGCCTGTTCGCTATCCGGATTCGACTGCCGATTGGTTACATCCGATTCAACCTCTGGTGGCTCCACGATTGTTTGCGGTCGCGCAACCTGGGCGGCATCGTCGGGAAGTTCGGTCGGAATTTCTCGCAACGGCGGGTTGGGATCAAGGGTCACCCAGCCGTACTCGGCAGTATTTACCTCGATCCACGCCTGAACATCATCGCCACGAATCTGCGGGTCAGAGGTGACGAAGCCGAGCACAGCCCTGGCAGGAAAACCCAACTCGTTCGCCATGAGGGATGCCGCGACCGCATACTGCTCACCATCACCAATCATTTGGGGCGCGGTTACGAGCTCGGCTATGCGGCCGGCAGAGTGCCCTGATCGACTGACCGGTTCATCCACCCCCACACCATGGCTAACGTAGCCATCAGCCGCGAGGCCACTGAGCATCGCGGCCAGGCGCTCCCCCGGCGTCGTCGTTCCCCCCGCATACTGGTCAAGTTTCTCGGTGAGTTGTGCGGGAGATTCGCCAATGGGTGGCACTTCGGCGGTGCCCGGGGTGAGCGATTGAACCTCTTCAGCACTCGGCTGGGTGGTCAATACGCCCCGAAAGGAGTAGCTATCTCCGCTGGTGAGACGTTCAGTCACTGCCGCCGTGCCAGAAACAGTGTTGTAGTAGAACGAGTCACCGAGCGCTGACGCACGCGCACCATCGAAATTGATCTCCTCAAG
It encodes the following:
- a CDS encoding FHA domain-containing protein; translation: MKHGVGPGERPPIPPPITPSLPITPSLPITPSPLRSDAEDSEETRIVERSSGGTRFVLQFSTGESVIVTGTGLVGRNPVPEPSENFDVIVAITDPSKSVSKTHLEFGQLAGVFWIGDRYSGNGTVVREPAGQPVRCDPATRYRVVRGTRIEIGEQFFIVS
- a CDS encoding DUF3488 and transglutaminase-like domain-containing protein translates to MTGTVSRSFLLVTTALLWSAIALAAAAMWPIYRSPELITLIAAGIAAGTLLAVVSLVRRWSFVITAIAAVVVFLVIGVPVAVPSAAQYSVLPTPSGLVDLVFGVALGWKQLLTISLPVGSYQALLVPALVLVLGSTVVSLSIAFRTRAAELSVISPIVVFVTAVAFGPTYPARPLILAMSLLIVVALTLVWFRWRRRRDTVNALEATRDTARGVQRTREFGFAGARTVVSAVVVLALAASAAVGITSLLPPSNDRSVLRTTIVEPFDPRDYVSPLSGFRSYWQPSSANSALFVVSGVPLGTRIRLATLDSYDGIVYAVGSGRVTSASGSFTRVPSRVDQSDVAGDQVTMSITVAGYTGVWLPTVGLLEEINFDGARASALGDSFYYNTVSGTAAVTERLTSGDSYSFRGVLTTQPSAEEVQSLTPGTAEVPPIGESPAQLTEKLDQYAGGTTTPGERLAAMLSGLAADGYVSHGVGVDEPVSRSGHSAGRIAELVTAPQMIGDGEQYAVAASLMANELGFPARAVLGFVTSDPQIRGDDVQAWIEVNTAEYGWVTLDPNPPLREIPTELPDDAAQVARPQTIVEPPEVESDVTNRQSNPDSEQALQSGLDPVLQAVLAALRILGGVLLVLLVLAAPFAVIIAAKVRRRLLRRRANTTLGQISGGWQEFADALVDHGYSPPPSATRTEIAGVLQVPEAYELAVHADRAIFSGADPRSDEVDEFWTKVAHLENQLHAGLSRRARLRSKISLRSLGGDSVTRLFRQ